Genomic DNA from Dehalogenimonas lykanthroporepellens BL-DC-9:
GTCGTGTCCTCACCGAATATCCAAGGAAGAGCGCTCATGGGGCATGTCTCACCATAACCGCATACCATACATTCGGGATTGCCAACCGCTTTCAATTGGCCCAATACCTCCATCCCTTCAAGTTTAAGCGCATGAGAGATTTGATCGGCCGCCTCATTAAGACCGGGCGCTCCACGTCCTATCCCCGTAGCGACAACAACAGCCAGTTTTCCTCTGTTAAGACCATTTTGATGACGAAGGGAGAAGAGACGTTCCAGAAAAGCTTTCGTAAAACCATCCACGCCGCCATAGGGGCTGTATCCACCGACTACGAGTGCTCCCGCGTTGAGCACCTTCTCTGCAATTGCCGGGAAATCGTCCTCAACTTTGCAGATATTGTCCTTTTTGCAACCCAAACAAGCTATGCATGGGCCGATACGTGTCTTACTTAATTTTATAAATTCTGCACTGAGGCCAGTTGCCTTCAATACCGCTTGGATCAATCGATCCGTATTGCTATTTTGGATCGGGCTTCCAGATATACCTATAATTTGTGTTCTCATAATCGGGACTCCT
This window encodes:
- a CDS encoding NADPH-dependent FMN reductase (PFAM: NADPH-dependent FMN reductase~KEGG: dat:HRM2_24110 Isf) encodes the protein MRTQIIGISGSPIQNSNTDRLIQAVLKATGLSAEFIKLSKTRIGPCIACLGCKKDNICKVEDDFPAIAEKVLNAGALVVGGYSPYGGVDGFTKAFLERLFSLRHQNGLNRGKLAVVVATGIGRGAPGLNEAADQISHALKLEGMEVLGQLKAVGNPECMVCGYGETCPMSALPWIFGEDTTVTSEKFSNVENQTETWQQAHDLGRVIADRLRGQLAM